One stretch of Chelonia mydas isolate rCheMyd1 chromosome 17, rCheMyd1.pri.v2, whole genome shotgun sequence DNA includes these proteins:
- the ALDOC gene encoding fructose-bisphosphate aldolase C has protein sequence MTHQYPALSAEQKKELSDIALQIVAPGKGILAADESVGSMAKRLNQIGVENTEENRRLYRQILFSADNRVKKCIGGVIFFHETMYQQGDDGTPFVRMIKDKGIVVGIKVDKGVVPLAGTDGETTTQGLDGLSERCAQYKKDGADFAKWRCVLKISENTPSALAILENANVLARYASICQQNGIVPIVEPEILPDGDHDLKRCQYVTEKVLAAVYKALSDHHVYLEGTLLKPNMVTPGHACPTKYSAEEIAMATVTALRRTVPPAVPGVTFLSGGQSEEEASINLNAINNCPLARPWALTFSYGRALQASALNAWRGQRENESSATEAFMKRAEVNSLAALGKYEGSGDDSGAAGQSLYVANHAY, from the exons ATGACGCACCAGTATCCCGCGCTCTCGGCTGAGCAGAAGAAGGAGCTGTCTGACATCGCACTGCAAATCGTGGCCCCAGGCAAGGGGATCCTGGCAGCGGATGAGTCCGTAG GAAGCATGGCCAAGCGTCTGAACCAGATTGGGGTGGAGAACACAGAGGAGAACCGCCGGCTCTACCGCCAGATCTTGTTCAGTGCCGACAACCGGGTGAAGAAGTGCATCGGAGGTGTCATCTTCTTCCACGAGACCATGTATCAGCAGGGGGACGACGGCACCCCCTTCGTCAGGATGATCAAAGACAAGGGCATCGTGGTGGGCATCAAG GTGGACAAGGGCGTCGTGCCTCTGGCTGGGACAGATGGAGAAACCACGACCCAAG GTCTGGACGGGCTGTCCGAGCGCTGTGCCCAGTACAAGAAGGACGGCGCGGACTTTGCCAAGTGGCGCTGCGTGCTGAAGATCAGTGAGAACACCCCCTCGGCCCTCGCCATCCTGGAGAACGCCAACGTCCTGGCCCGCTACGCCAGCATCTGCcagcag AACGGCATCGTGCCCATTGTGGAGCCGGAGATCCTGCCCGACGGAGACCATGACCTGAAGCGCTGCCAGTATGTGACCGAGAAG GTGCTCGCGGCTGTGTACAAGGCCCTGAGTGACCATCACGTCTACCTGGAGGGCACGCTACTGAAACCCAACATGGTGACCCCAGGGCACGCCTGCCCAACCAAGTACAGCGCCGAGGAGATCGCCATGGCCACGGTGACAGCGCTGCGCCGCACCGTGCCTCCCGCCGTCCCAG GTGTCACCTTCCTTTCTGGGGGGCAGAGTGAGGAGGAAGCTTCCATTAATCTGAACGCCATCAACaactgccccctggccaggccctgggctctgaCCTTCTCCTACGGACGTGCCCTGCAGGCCTCGGCGCTCAACGCCTGGCGTGGCCAGAGGGAGAACGAGAGCTCTGCCACTGAGGCGTTTATGAAGCGTGCCGAG GTGAACAGTCTGGCCGCTCTTGGCAAGTATGAGGGCAGCGGAGATGACTCCGGTGCTGCCGGGCAGTCCCTCTACGTGGCTAACCATGCCTACTGA
- the PIGS gene encoding GPI transamidase component PIG-S — protein MVADGAEEARGKRAALAFAAVALVLGLPLWWKTTETYRASLPYAGISALGSLRFQLTVPVSVVFAKGALPGAQQRRLPFADTKEEESLLNSKTSVTSRYETTYRSATVTEQAALALATVKEADAALLPLQDSLGALTVYVIPETSPLLPQGVGVYIGKHRSAVMRCTQGPGDVLAAVSAWVQQIVQAMSFTTDSIATALSDRVPMDQLGTDTRRPFKSSLGYEITFSLLNPDPKSHNVHWDIEAAVNSYVQPFLDKLGSVANFSVDSQILYYAVLGVSPRFDKASSSFILSALSLPHVINPVEARLGSSATSLYPVLNFLLYVPERVHSPLYIQDTDGAAVGTNAFHSPRWGGIMVYNIDHPVADKAPLPLWVDVDMVRVMEVFLAQLRLLFGISQVSLPEEFLLESPGNDGLTDWELDRLLWTRTVENIATVSTTLTSLAQLLDKIGNIVIKDDVASEVYHAVASAQTAMLELASGHLGSAFQASKEAVTSSERAFFDPSLLHLLYFPDDQKFAIYIPLFLPMAVPILLSLVKILREAKQSKKEPTKTD, from the exons ATGGTGGCTGACGGGGCAG AGGAGGCGCGGGGGAAGCGCGCTGCTCTCGCCTTCGCCGCCGTGGCCCTGGTGCTGGGGCTGCCGCTCTGGTGGAAGACGACGGAGACGTACCGGGCCTCGCTGCCCTACGCGGGGATCAGCGCGCTGGGCTCGCTCCGG TTCCAGCTGACTGTGCCTGTCTCCGTGGTTTTTGCCAAGGGGGCTCTGCCAGGAGCTCAACAGAGGAGGCTCCCTTTCGCAGacacaaaggaggaggagagccTGTTAAACT CAAAAACAAGCGTTACGTCTCGCTATGAGACGACTTACCGGAGTGCAACCGTCACGGAGCAGGCAGCCTTGGCCTTGGCCACTGTGAAAG agGCAGACGCTGCGCTGCTCCCACTGCAGGACTCGCTGGGCGCTCTGACTGTATACGTGATCCCGGAAACCTCCCCTCTACTGCCTCAG GGTGTTGGCGTGTACATTGGGAAGCACCGCAGTGCCGTGATGAGGTGTACGCAGGGCCCCGGGGATGTCCTGGCTGCTGTTAGTGCCTGGGTGCAGCAGATTGTGCAGGCCATGTCCTTCACCACTGACTCCATCGCCACCGCCTTGTCTGATCGCGTCCCCATGGACCAGCTCGGCACGGACACGAGGCGCCCGTTCAAATCCAGCCTGG GGTACGAAATCACCTTCAGCTTATTGAACCCAGACCCCAAGTCCCACAACGTGCACTGGGACATCGAGGCCGCTGTCAACAGCTACGTACAGCCCTTCCTCGACAAGCTGGGCTCAGTGGCCAACTTCTCTGTGGACTCCCAG ATCCTGTACTATGCTGTCCTGGGGGTCTCGCCCCGCTTTGACAAGGCCTCCTCCAGCTTCATCCTGAGCGCGCTCAGTCTCCCCCACGTCATTAACCCGGTGGAAGCCAGGCTGG GTTCCAGCGCCACTTCGCTCTACCCCGTGTTGAACTTCCTGCTGTACGTGCCAGAGCGCGTCCATTCCCCTCTCTACATCCAGGACACGGACGGCGCCGCTGTGGGGACCAACGCCTTCCACAGCCCTCGCTGGGGTGGGATCATG GTGTACAACATTGACCACCCAGTTGCTGACAAGGCCCCTCTCCCGCTTTGGGTGGACGTGGACATGGTGCGAGTGATGGAGGTGTTCCTGGCCCAGCTACG gtTGTTGTTTGGGATCTCCCAGGTGTCGCTCCCAGAGGAGTTCCTGCTGGAGAGCCCTGGGAACGACGGGCTGACTGACTGGGAGCTGGACCGCCTGCTGTGGACCCGGACAGTTGAGAATATCGCCACGGTGTCCACCACCCTCACCTCCCTGGCCCAACTGCTAGACAAGATCGGGAACATCGTCATCAAGGATGATGTTGCCTCTGAG GTTTACCATGCAGTAGCATCAGCGCAGACTGCTATGCTGGAGCTGGCCTCTGGCCATCTGGGCTCAGCATTCCAGGCCAGTAAAGAGGCGGTCACCTCCTCGGAGCGGGCCTTCTTTGACCCTTCGCTGCTACATCTCCTCTACTTCCCTGATGACCAGAAATTTGCCATCTACATCCCACTCTTCCTGCCTATGGCGGTGCCCATCCTGCTGTCCCTGGTGAAGATCCTCCGGGAAGCCAAACAGAGCAAGAAGGAGCCCACGAAAACTGACTGA